One window of the Rhodothermales bacterium genome contains the following:
- the hisD gene encoding histidinol dehydrogenase: MAEDNTFDTMPLNVVINPARNTWPELVRRPGGDLADALQAVRPILDDVRRRGDAAVREYTNRFDGVDVADVRVDPFLAARATAELNDDLVAAIAVAERNIHAFHAAQAEGTIELETTKGVRVWRRSVPIERVGIYVPGGTAPLFSTVLMLAIPARIAGCEEIVLCTPPREDGTIHPAILHAANVAGVTHVCAVGGAQAIAALAYGTDTVPRVDKIFGPGNRYVTAAKQLVAAEGIATDLPAGPTEVAILVDETSNPVFVAADMLAQAEHGADSHVFVVSVGDAIVAELQTEIERQLADLPRADTARAALKGSTLVVVDTLDEALALSDAYAPEHLIVLTRSPEFVAARIRHAGSVFVGPWTPESLGDYASGTNHTLPTGGAARAWSGVSLDSFVRKITFQQASQAGLGRLGPHVVTMAEAEHLSGHGRAVSVRTDAIQLDADRRNAGESIETPNRTGFVRRTTAETDILVHVDLDGAGRAHTESGLAFLDHMLDQIARHSGIDLTIRCDGDLHIDEHHTMEDTAIVLGQALHRALGDKRGIGRYGFTAPMDDALASVALDLSGRAWLVWNVPFERERIGDVPTEMFEHFFKSLSDAAAMNLNIQASGDNEHHVIESVFKAFARALGDAVRRTGSNALPSTKGAL; this comes from the coding sequence ATGGCTGAAGACAATACGTTTGATACGATGCCCCTGAACGTGGTCATCAATCCGGCACGCAACACGTGGCCCGAACTCGTCCGTCGTCCGGGCGGCGATCTGGCCGATGCACTCCAGGCGGTCCGGCCCATCCTGGACGACGTCCGCCGCCGGGGCGATGCCGCCGTGCGCGAGTACACGAACCGGTTTGACGGCGTGGACGTTGCGGACGTCCGCGTGGACCCCTTCCTGGCTGCCCGCGCGACCGCCGAGCTGAACGACGATCTGGTGGCCGCCATCGCGGTGGCCGAACGCAACATCCACGCCTTCCACGCCGCACAGGCCGAGGGCACCATCGAACTGGAAACCACCAAAGGCGTGCGCGTGTGGCGGCGCTCGGTACCCATTGAACGCGTGGGCATTTACGTGCCGGGCGGCACCGCACCGCTCTTCTCCACGGTCCTCATGCTGGCCATCCCGGCCCGGATTGCGGGCTGCGAAGAAATCGTCCTGTGCACCCCGCCCCGTGAGGATGGCACCATCCATCCCGCCATCCTGCACGCCGCCAACGTGGCGGGGGTCACCCACGTCTGCGCCGTCGGGGGTGCCCAGGCGATCGCGGCCCTCGCCTACGGCACCGATACCGTGCCGCGCGTGGACAAGATTTTCGGCCCGGGTAATCGGTACGTGACGGCGGCCAAGCAACTCGTTGCCGCCGAAGGCATTGCGACGGACCTGCCGGCGGGCCCCACGGAAGTGGCCATCCTGGTGGACGAAACGTCCAATCCGGTATTCGTGGCCGCCGACATGCTGGCCCAGGCCGAGCACGGCGCAGACAGTCACGTGTTCGTGGTATCGGTCGGCGACGCCATCGTGGCCGAACTCCAGACCGAAATCGAGCGGCAATTGGCCGACTTGCCCCGCGCCGACACGGCCCGTGCTGCGCTGAAGGGCAGCACGCTCGTGGTGGTGGACACCCTGGACGAGGCCCTCGCCCTTTCGGACGCCTACGCACCGGAGCATCTCATCGTCCTCACGCGGAGCCCCGAGTTCGTGGCAGCACGCATCCGCCACGCCGGCAGCGTATTCGTGGGTCCCTGGACGCCGGAATCACTCGGCGATTACGCATCGGGAACGAACCACACCCTGCCGACCGGCGGCGCCGCCCGCGCGTGGTCCGGCGTATCGCTCGATTCCTTCGTTCGCAAGATCACCTTCCAGCAGGCCAGCCAGGCGGGCCTCGGACGCCTCGGGCCACACGTCGTCACCATGGCGGAAGCCGAACATCTCTCCGGACACGGCCGCGCCGTGAGTGTGCGCACGGATGCCATCCAGTTGGATGCCGATCGCCGGAACGCCGGAGAATCCATCGAAACACCGAATCGCACGGGCTTCGTGCGCCGCACGACCGCCGAGACCGACATCCTGGTCCATGTGGATCTCGACGGCGCCGGTCGGGCACACACGGAGAGCGGACTCGCCTTCCTGGATCACATGCTGGACCAGATTGCCCGGCACAGCGGCATCGATTTGACCATCCGCTGCGACGGCGACCTGCACATCGACGAGCATCACACCATGGAGGATACGGCGATCGTGCTCGGCCAGGCCCTCCACCGAGCGCTCGGCGACAAGCGCGGCATTGGCCGCTACGGATTCACGGCCCCGATGGACGATGCGCTCGCGTCGGTCGCCCTGGACCTCTCAGGGCGTGCCTGGCTGGTCTGGAATGTGCCGTTCGAGCGCGAACGGATTGGCGACGTGCCGACCGAAATGTTCGAGCATTTCTTCAAGTCCCTGAGCGACGCGGCGGCCATGAACCTGAACATCCAGGCGTCGGGCGACAACGAGCACCACGTCATTGAATCGGTGTTCAAGGCGTTTGCCCGCGCCCTCGGGGATGCCGTCCGCCGCACGGGTTCGAACGCCCTGCCCAGCACGAAGGGGGCCCTCTGA
- the hisG gene encoding ATP phosphoribosyltransferase translates to MTPKRPAAERPSTLRLAIQKSGRLSDASMDLLAACGIKVSRPDRKLRAVAEHFDMELLFLRDDDIPGYVADGVADIGIVGENVLFEGTRDVDVLENLGFGKCRLSIAIPKAEPYTGPADLAGRHLATSYPGLLGRWLAKEGVDASIHEISGSVEIAPGIGLADGICDLVSSGSTLISNGLKEVEVIMQSEAVLFGHRNLTPEQLALIAQLRFRIKSVQTARKFRYILMNVPNDRIADVTAILPGMKSPTVMPLAEPGWSSVHSVITDHQFWDVIEQLKAAGAEGMLVTPIEKMVQ, encoded by the coding sequence ATGACCCCGAAACGCCCCGCTGCTGAGCGACCCTCCACCCTACGCCTGGCCATCCAGAAGTCCGGCCGCCTGTCCGATGCGTCCATGGATTTGCTGGCCGCCTGCGGCATTAAAGTCAGCCGTCCCGACCGCAAACTGCGCGCCGTCGCCGAGCATTTCGACATGGAACTGCTGTTCCTGCGCGACGACGACATTCCGGGATACGTGGCCGACGGCGTGGCCGACATCGGGATTGTGGGCGAGAACGTGTTGTTCGAGGGCACGCGGGACGTGGACGTGCTCGAAAACCTCGGCTTCGGCAAATGCCGGCTGTCCATTGCCATCCCGAAGGCCGAGCCCTACACCGGGCCGGCGGACCTGGCCGGACGGCATTTGGCCACCTCCTACCCGGGCCTGCTCGGCCGGTGGTTGGCAAAAGAGGGCGTCGACGCCTCCATCCACGAAATCAGCGGCAGCGTGGAAATCGCACCGGGAATCGGCCTGGCCGACGGGATCTGCGATCTGGTCTCCTCGGGAAGCACGCTCATCAGCAACGGCCTGAAGGAAGTCGAGGTCATCATGCAGTCGGAAGCCGTGCTGTTCGGGCACCGCAACCTGACCCCCGAGCAGCTCGCCCTGATTGCGCAGCTCCGCTTCCGGATAAAATCTGTCCAGACGGCGCGCAAGTTCCGCTACATCCTCATGAACGTGCCGAACGACCGGATTGCGGACGTCACGGCCATCCTCCCGGGCATGAAGTCCCCCACCGTCATGCCCCTCGCCGAGCCCGGATGGAGCAGCGTGCATTCGGTCATCACGGACCACCAGTTCTGGGACGTGATTGAACAACTCAAGGCGGCGGGCGCCGAAGGGATGCTCGTCACGCCGATCGAAAAAATGGTGCAGTGA